One genomic segment of Chitinophaga parva includes these proteins:
- the fsa gene encoding fructose-6-phosphate aldolase, which translates to MKFFIDTANLAHIKEAQDLGILDGVTTNPSLMAKEGIKGTDNILQHYKTICEIVPNGDISAEVLSTDFASMVEEGKKLASLHKNIVVKIPMIKDGIKAIKWFTDNGIKTNCTLVFSAGQAILAAKAGATYVSPFIGRIDDSGWDGTQLIGQIASIYATQGFETEILAASIRNANHIIQCAELGADVCTCPLDAILALLKHPLTDIGLAKFLEDAKKM; encoded by the coding sequence ATGAAATTCTTTATTGACACCGCCAACCTGGCGCACATTAAGGAAGCCCAGGACCTGGGTATTCTCGACGGGGTGACCACCAATCCTTCCCTGATGGCTAAAGAAGGCATCAAAGGAACGGATAACATCCTGCAACATTACAAAACCATCTGCGAGATCGTGCCCAATGGTGACATCAGCGCGGAAGTACTGTCCACCGACTTTGCATCCATGGTAGAAGAGGGCAAGAAGCTCGCTTCCCTGCATAAAAATATCGTGGTGAAGATACCGATGATCAAAGACGGTATCAAAGCTATCAAATGGTTTACCGACAACGGTATCAAGACCAACTGTACACTGGTATTCTCTGCCGGCCAGGCTATCCTGGCTGCAAAGGCAGGTGCTACTTACGTATCTCCCTTCATTGGCCGTATTGACGACAGTGGTTGGGACGGTACCCAGCTGATTGGCCAGATTGCCAGCATTTACGCTACCCAGGGCTTTGAAACAGAGATCCTGGCTGCTTCTATCCGCAACGCCAACCACATTATCCAGTGTGCTGAACTGGGCGCTGACGTTTGTACCTGCCCGCTGGACGCAATCCTGGCCCTGCTGAAGCACCCGCTTACAGACATTGGCCTGGCTAAGTTCCTGGAAGACGCCAAGAAAATGTAG
- a CDS encoding transketolase — translation MNVQQLSNIAAQVRRDIVRMVHASQSGHPGGSLGCADFFVALYFQIMKRNPGFSMDGIGEDLFFLSNGHISPVFYSTLARAGYFPVEELGTFRKLNSRLQGHPTTHEHLPGIRMASGSLGQGLSVAIGAALSKKLNKDHNLVFSLHGDGELQEGQIWEAAMFAPHNKVDNLIATVDYNGQQIDGPTEKVLSLGNLHAKWEAFGWDVMEMNGNDMESVVKGLEEAKSRTGKGKPVVILMHTNMGQGVDYMMGTHKWHGAAPNDEQLAAALAQLTSTEKDY, via the coding sequence ATGAATGTTCAACAGTTAAGCAATATTGCTGCACAAGTGCGCCGCGACATTGTACGCATGGTGCACGCCTCCCAGTCCGGCCACCCCGGCGGTTCCCTGGGTTGCGCGGATTTCTTCGTAGCCCTTTACTTCCAGATCATGAAGCGCAATCCTGGCTTCTCTATGGACGGTATTGGCGAAGACCTCTTCTTCCTCTCCAACGGCCACATTTCCCCCGTGTTTTACTCCACGCTGGCCCGCGCCGGTTACTTCCCGGTAGAAGAACTGGGAACTTTCCGTAAGCTGAACAGCCGCCTGCAGGGCCACCCCACCACCCACGAGCACCTGCCCGGCATCCGCATGGCATCCGGCTCCCTGGGCCAGGGCCTGTCTGTAGCCATTGGCGCAGCCCTCTCTAAAAAACTGAACAAGGATCATAACCTGGTATTCTCACTGCATGGCGATGGCGAACTGCAGGAAGGCCAGATCTGGGAAGCCGCCATGTTTGCTCCCCACAACAAGGTAGACAACCTCATTGCCACCGTTGACTACAACGGCCAGCAGATCGATGGCCCTACTGAAAAAGTATTGTCGCTCGGCAACCTGCACGCCAAATGGGAAGCATTTGGCTGGGATGTAATGGAGATGAACGGCAACGATATGGAATCCGTGGTGAAAGGCCTGGAAGAAGCCAAATCCCGCACAGGTAAAGGCAAGCCGGTGGTAATCCTGATGCACACCAACATGGGCCAGGGCGTAGACTACATGATGGGTACGCACAAATGGCACGGCGCTGCACCCAACGATGAGCAGCTG